A genomic segment from Gilvibacter sp. SZ-19 encodes:
- a CDS encoding SH3 domain-containing protein — protein MKKLLLILLLAMTASVQAQDADALFESGKEHYKADAFQEAIADWKAILDKGQHSKAVYFNLGNAYYKLGEVAPSIYYYEKALQLDPTDNEVKNNLVFAQNLRIDVIEPLPKTVFTRVYDNTIGSLDSNLWAWLSVGLLMAGVLSFLGYHFSATTVRKRILFVGSLVLFGLVLFSFTAAYLSAADEKNERSAIVFSDTMDVREAPKNSGTVAFQLHAGTKLEIIDQDGDWLRIKLSNGKDGWVSASALKEL, from the coding sequence ATGAAGAAGTTGTTATTGATCTTATTACTGGCTATGACAGCGTCTGTGCAGGCGCAAGATGCAGATGCCTTGTTCGAATCTGGGAAAGAACATTATAAAGCAGATGCATTCCAAGAGGCCATAGCCGATTGGAAGGCCATTTTAGATAAAGGCCAGCATTCTAAAGCGGTTTACTTTAACCTTGGAAATGCTTATTATAAATTGGGTGAGGTTGCTCCGAGTATCTATTATTACGAGAAAGCCCTTCAATTGGACCCTACAGATAATGAGGTAAAGAACAATCTGGTCTTTGCTCAGAATTTGCGCATCGATGTGATAGAGCCTCTCCCGAAAACGGTATTTACTCGGGTTTACGACAACACTATTGGCAGCCTAGACAGCAACCTTTGGGCCTGGCTTTCTGTTGGTCTATTGATGGCCGGAGTTTTGAGCTTTCTAGGCTACCATTTCTCTGCCACTACTGTGAGAAAGCGCATCTTGTTCGTAGGATCTTTGGTGCTGTTTGGCTTGGTGCTTTTTAGTTTTACTGCGGCTTATTTGAGTGCTGCGGATGAGAAAAATGAGCGTTCTGCTATTGTGTTTTCCGATACTATGGATGTGCGGGAAGCTCCAAAGAACAGCGGAACAGTAGCTTTCCAACTACACGCTGGCACCAAATTAGAGATCATTGATCAAGACGGAGATTGGTTGCGTATCAAACTCAGCAATGGTAAAGACGGTTGGGTAAGCGCCAGTGCCTTAAAAGAGCTTTAA
- a CDS encoding CvpA family protein, producing the protein MNSLDLALVVIIGLAAWGGWKKGLFVEVASLIGVVAGVFGAIYFSGYAGNWLENSVDWEQKYINLSAFAITFLVIVVAVQMAGKMLTKIADFAAIGILNKLLGAAFGGLKMVFIVSVALMWFNDWGMSGFILSEERKEESVLYAQIEPIAPAILPDLIEDAKEIIDETKEDLRLNEEN; encoded by the coding sequence ATGAATAGCTTGGATTTAGCCCTAGTGGTTATTATAGGTCTGGCAGCCTGGGGTGGCTGGAAAAAGGGCCTTTTTGTAGAAGTCGCTTCTCTTATAGGAGTTGTTGCCGGAGTTTTTGGAGCCATCTATTTCTCTGGGTATGCAGGAAACTGGTTAGAGAATTCGGTCGACTGGGAACAGAAATACATCAACCTGTCGGCTTTTGCCATCACTTTTCTGGTGATTGTAGTAGCGGTTCAAATGGCAGGTAAAATGCTAACCAAGATCGCAGATTTTGCTGCTATTGGTATCTTAAATAAACTTTTAGGCGCTGCTTTTGGTGGTCTTAAAATGGTCTTTATTGTCAGTGTTGCCCTAATGTGGTTCAACGACTGGGGAATGTCTGGTTTTATTCTTTCTGAGGAGCGCAAGGAGGAATCTGTACTCTACGCCCAAATTGAGCCCATAGCTCCTGCCATACTACCCGATCTTATCGAAGACGCTAAAGAAATTATAGACGAGACCAAGGAAGACCTACGTCTGAACGAGGAGAATTAA
- the pheS gene encoding phenylalanine--tRNA ligase subunit alpha, which produces MQDEINKYIDEVKGFATETAEELEAFRIKFLGKKGILRGLYADLKEVSAEQKRDLGQAINALRQAADEKMQELKNSMDSQATVQGQFGDLSRPGNPLNVGSRHPISIVKNRIIEIFSRIGFNVSEGPEIEDDWHNFTALNLPEYHPARDMQDTFFIQTDPDILLRTHTSSVQVRYMENNQPPIRTISPGRVYRNEAISARSHCFFHQVEGLYIDKDVSFADLKQTLQYFTTELFGKSKIRLRPSYFPFTEPSAEVDVYWGLETETDYRMTKGTGWLEIMGCGMVDPNVLENCGIDSKEYSGFAFGMGIDRIALLLHQISDIRMLSENDIRFLQQFKGSL; this is translated from the coding sequence ATGCAAGACGAAATCAATAAATACATAGACGAGGTAAAAGGATTTGCTACCGAGACCGCAGAAGAGCTAGAAGCCTTCCGTATTAAATTCTTGGGTAAGAAGGGAATCCTCCGAGGCTTGTATGCCGATTTAAAGGAGGTTTCTGCAGAGCAGAAGCGCGATCTAGGTCAGGCCATAAATGCCCTGCGCCAAGCCGCCGATGAGAAAATGCAGGAGCTCAAGAACTCCATGGATTCTCAGGCCACTGTTCAAGGGCAATTTGGTGATTTGAGTCGTCCGGGGAATCCCTTGAACGTAGGGTCAAGACATCCAATTTCGATTGTAAAGAACCGTATTATTGAGATCTTTTCTCGAATCGGTTTTAACGTCTCCGAAGGTCCTGAGATCGAAGACGATTGGCACAACTTTACTGCGTTGAACTTGCCGGAATATCACCCTGCACGAGACATGCAGGATACCTTCTTTATTCAAACAGATCCTGACATCTTGTTACGTACCCACACCTCTTCGGTACAGGTGCGTTATATGGAGAACAATCAGCCACCCATCAGAACCATTTCTCCAGGGCGCGTATATAGGAATGAGGCTATTTCTGCACGTTCGCACTGCTTCTTCCATCAGGTTGAAGGCTTGTATATAGACAAGGACGTGTCTTTTGCAGATCTTAAGCAGACTTTGCAATACTTCACCACGGAGCTCTTTGGAAAGTCTAAGATACGCTTGCGTCCGTCTTACTTCCCGTTTACAGAACCTTCTGCGGAGGTTGATGTGTATTGGGGCTTGGAAACCGAGACCGATTACCGCATGACCAAAGGTACCGGTTGGTTGGAGATAATGGGTTGTGGTATGGTAGATCCTAACGTCTTGGAGAATTGTGGGATCGATTCTAAAGAATACTCCGGATTTGCTTTCGGAATGGGGATAGACCGCATTGCACTCTTGCTGCATCAGATCTCAGACATCCGTATGCTCAGCGAGAACGACATTCGCTTTTTACAACAGTTCAAAGGTTCTTTATAA
- a CDS encoding NAD(P)H-dependent glycerol-3-phosphate dehydrogenase translates to MAKSPKIAVFGGGSMATAIVKMLLENVDELGWYMRSVYALEHIKKQKHNPNYLSSVEFETEKLVLSNEIDEMIRYGDYLIFVIPSAFLQGELDKASEPLKDKIIFSAIKGIVPESSLIVGDHFYTHYKIPFENIGVITGPCHAEEVALERLSYLTIACADQDKAAWVAKQLRSDYIKCNISDDIIGTEYAAMLKNIYALAAGICHGLGYGDNFQSVLMSNAIREMKRYVKKMHKMKRDINGSAYLGDLLVTGYSTFSRNRMFGNMIGKGYTVKSAMMEMSMVAEGYYATKSAYKLNQAHGKKKAKTPIINAVYAVLYEGKDPKKVFNKLADKLT, encoded by the coding sequence ATGGCGAAATCCCCTAAAATTGCGGTCTTTGGTGGTGGTAGTATGGCCACTGCTATAGTAAAGATGCTCCTAGAGAATGTAGACGAGCTGGGCTGGTATATGCGCTCTGTTTATGCCTTGGAACACATTAAAAAACAGAAGCACAATCCGAACTATTTGAGCTCTGTAGAGTTCGAGACCGAAAAACTAGTTTTGAGCAACGAAATTGATGAGATGATCCGCTATGGCGATTACTTGATCTTTGTGATCCCTTCCGCATTCTTGCAAGGGGAACTAGACAAAGCAAGTGAACCCCTTAAAGACAAGATCATATTCTCTGCCATTAAAGGGATCGTACCTGAAAGCAGCTTAATTGTAGGCGATCATTTCTACACCCATTACAAAATACCTTTTGAGAACATTGGAGTGATCACTGGCCCATGTCACGCGGAAGAAGTGGCCTTAGAGCGATTGTCGTATCTCACCATTGCATGTGCAGACCAAGATAAGGCAGCTTGGGTGGCCAAACAGCTCCGCAGTGATTATATCAAATGCAATATCAGTGACGATATCATAGGCACAGAATATGCAGCAATGCTTAAGAACATCTATGCTTTGGCGGCTGGAATTTGTCACGGCTTAGGTTATGGAGACAACTTCCAATCGGTATTGATGAGCAATGCCATACGGGAAATGAAGCGCTACGTAAAAAAAATGCACAAGATGAAGCGCGACATCAACGGTTCGGCCTATTTGGGCGATCTATTGGTTACAGGCTATTCGACTTTTAGTAGAAATCGCATGTTCGGGAACATGATTGGGAAAGGCTATACTGTAAAAAGCGCCATGATGGAAATGAGCATGGTTGCAGAAGGATATTACGCCACTAAAAGCGCTTATAAGCTCAACCAGGCCCATGGAAAGAAAAAGGCAAAAACGCCTATCATTAATGCGGTCTATGCGGTACTTTACGAAGGTAAAGACCCCAAGAAGGTTTTTAATAAATTAGCGGATAAACTTACTTAG
- a CDS encoding nicotinic acid mononucleotide adenyltransferase produces MKTLKSLSVLAFLALIFSACSTQVIYEDDVVVVNDPIPDPVPLSAVLNSHELWYVDINRTTGNGEIPFLQKAFTVSFLNGTLWANNNLVGIGSQGNGFGLDVGYYDVLEYDYILEVNHDLDGFYPLEITPLSHNEIRVYYRPANISYVLVGYQRNTFDYDLVFYDNIHYFLQEYVAWENTMTSSYGDANPFDKENFLQFLPAGGLDNFRSSKDPVGTNIDFIFWDYEGVYNVADDASDPYIKYLTLDYDYLGNEYFELHVINDSTIELYHPQSGTLYRYKGRGYIQYKRAEVKRQSKADIQAQIKELVKT; encoded by the coding sequence ATGAAGACATTAAAATCACTTTCAGTACTTGCCTTTTTGGCCCTTATTTTTTCGGCCTGTTCTACGCAGGTTATTTACGAAGACGATGTTGTCGTGGTGAACGATCCTATTCCGGACCCTGTTCCACTATCTGCGGTATTGAATTCGCACGAACTCTGGTATGTAGACATTAACCGTACCACAGGAAATGGAGAGATCCCATTCTTGCAAAAGGCCTTTACAGTTTCTTTTTTAAACGGAACACTTTGGGCGAACAACAACCTGGTTGGTATCGGGAGTCAAGGAAACGGATTCGGACTTGATGTGGGATACTACGATGTACTCGAATACGATTACATTTTAGAGGTGAACCACGACCTGGATGGATTCTATCCACTAGAAATTACACCATTGAGCCATAACGAGATCCGTGTTTATTACCGCCCTGCTAATATTAGCTATGTTTTGGTGGGGTATCAGCGAAACACTTTTGATTACGATCTGGTATTCTATGACAACATTCATTACTTCTTGCAGGAGTATGTGGCTTGGGAAAATACTATGACCAGTAGCTATGGGGACGCCAATCCGTTTGATAAGGAGAACTTTTTACAGTTCTTACCGGCAGGAGGTTTAGATAATTTTAGGAGTTCAAAAGACCCAGTTGGCACGAATATTGATTTTATATTTTGGGATTACGAAGGGGTATATAATGTAGCTGATGATGCGAGTGATCCCTACATAAAATATTTAACACTAGATTATGATTATTTGGGCAATGAATACTTTGAACTCCACGTTATCAATGACAGCACCATCGAACTTTACCACCCGCAATCGGGTACGTTATACCGATACAAAGGACGGGGGTACATACAATACAAGAGAGCCGAAGTTAAACGCCAAAGTAAAGCGGACATACAGGCTCAAATAAAAGAGTTAGTTAAGACTTAA
- the nadD gene encoding nicotinate (nicotinamide) nucleotide adenylyltransferase, which yields MGKKVGLFFGTFNPIHIGHLTIANHMAEYSDLDEIWLVVTPHNPHKKKRTLLEDHHRLAMVRIAVEDYPKLKASNIEFGLPQPNYTVNTLAYLEEKYPKHRFALIMGEDNLKSFTKWKNHDVIAKRHELYVYPRISEGEVDPAWKDHPKVKRVNAPIMEISATFIRKAIAAGKNIRPLLPDNVWVYLDEMNFYK from the coding sequence GTGGGTAAGAAGGTCGGTTTATTCTTTGGTACTTTTAACCCGATTCATATTGGGCATTTGACCATTGCGAATCACATGGCAGAATACTCAGATCTGGACGAGATCTGGTTGGTGGTCACTCCGCATAATCCACACAAAAAGAAACGAACCCTTTTAGAAGATCATCATAGATTGGCTATGGTTCGTATAGCTGTAGAAGACTATCCTAAACTAAAGGCCAGCAATATAGAGTTTGGCCTACCGCAGCCTAATTATACCGTCAACACTTTGGCCTATTTAGAAGAGAAATATCCGAAGCATAGATTCGCCCTTATCATGGGAGAAGACAACTTAAAGAGCTTTACCAAGTGGAAGAATCACGATGTTATTGCCAAACGGCATGAGTTGTATGTTTATCCACGGATTAGTGAAGGCGAAGTAGATCCCGCTTGGAAAGATCATCCAAAGGTTAAGCGTGTAAATGCGCCCATAATGGAGATCTCTGCCACCTTTATTCGCAAGGCCATTGCAGCTGGGAAAAACATCAGGCCGCTTTTACCCGACAATGTTTGGGTTTATCTTGACGAGATGAACTTTTATAAGTAA
- the gmk gene encoding guanylate kinase yields the protein MNGKQGKLIVFSAPSGSGKTTIVRHLLAQEKLNLAFSISATSREPRGEEKDGKDYYFLSLKKFKQHIKDGDFLEWEEVYRDNFYGTLKSEVERLWAEGKHVIFDIDVAGGLRLKRKFPEQTLAVFVKPPSVDELKIRLKKRKTEDKAKIDMRIAKASVELATAPQFDHIILNDTLEHALEEAEDLVDDFVNS from the coding sequence ATGAACGGCAAGCAAGGAAAGCTAATTGTATTCTCTGCCCCTAGCGGAAGTGGTAAAACGACCATAGTGCGTCATCTTTTGGCCCAAGAAAAATTGAATCTCGCCTTTTCCATTTCGGCCACTAGTCGCGAACCTCGTGGTGAGGAAAAGGACGGCAAGGATTATTACTTCTTGTCCCTTAAAAAATTCAAGCAGCACATAAAAGACGGTGACTTTCTGGAATGGGAAGAGGTGTATCGCGATAATTTTTACGGTACGTTAAAATCAGAGGTAGAAAGACTTTGGGCAGAAGGCAAGCACGTGATCTTTGACATTGACGTTGCCGGCGGTCTGCGCTTAAAGCGGAAATTCCCAGAACAGACCTTGGCCGTTTTTGTAAAACCGCCAAGCGTAGATGAGTTAAAGATCAGACTTAAAAAACGCAAGACCGAAGACAAGGCCAAAATAGATATGCGTATTGCCAAAGCCTCGGTAGAATTGGCAACTGCGCCTCAGTTTGATCATATCATTTTAAACGACACCTTGGAACACGCTCTAGAAGAGGCAGAGGACCTGGTGGATGACTTTGTAAATTCATAG
- a CDS encoding YicC/YloC family endoribonuclease, whose amino-acid sequence MIHSMTGYGKAIVNLPNKKITIELKSLNSKNLDLNARIPSHYREKELEIRNKVSKALVRGKIDLGLFVELTGEATSTSINGAVVQEYIRQLNTVVPGDAMDHLQMAMRLPDALKTEREDIDPKEYASILEALETALAAIKNYRSSEGADLEKDFKQRVANISEHLEAVKAMDPERMGSVRERLTKAVSDLKEQVDQNRFEQELIYYLEKYDINEEVVRLQSHLDYFIQTMDGKQSNGKKLGFISQEMGREINTIGSKSNYAPMQQIVVRMKDELEKIKEQCLNVL is encoded by the coding sequence ATGATACATTCCATGACCGGTTATGGGAAGGCCATAGTTAATCTCCCAAATAAAAAGATAACCATTGAGCTTAAATCGCTCAATAGTAAGAACCTAGACCTGAATGCACGAATTCCTTCGCATTACAGGGAAAAGGAGTTGGAGATCCGCAATAAGGTCTCTAAAGCCCTGGTTAGAGGGAAGATCGATCTGGGCCTCTTTGTAGAGCTTACCGGAGAGGCTACATCTACAAGTATCAACGGCGCTGTAGTACAGGAATACATTAGACAATTGAATACTGTTGTGCCTGGAGATGCTATGGATCACCTGCAGATGGCTATGCGCTTACCAGATGCACTCAAAACCGAACGAGAGGATATCGATCCGAAGGAATACGCATCTATCCTAGAAGCTTTAGAAACGGCTTTGGCAGCAATTAAAAATTACCGTAGCAGTGAAGGAGCCGATCTGGAAAAAGATTTCAAACAGCGCGTGGCAAATATCAGCGAGCATTTAGAAGCTGTGAAAGCTATGGACCCAGAACGCATGGGCAGTGTTCGTGAACGTTTGACCAAGGCTGTATCTGATCTGAAAGAGCAGGTAGATCAAAATCGCTTTGAGCAGGAACTGATCTATTATCTGGAAAAATACGATATCAACGAAGAGGTGGTTCGCTTGCAAAGCCATTTGGACTACTTTATTCAAACCATGGATGGGAAACAGTCTAACGGAAAAAAACTAGGGTTCATCTCTCAGGAAATGGGCCGCGAAATAAATACTATTGGTTCTAAATCCAACTATGCTCCTATGCAACAGATAGTAGTGCGCATGAAAGACGAGCTGGAGAAGATCAAAGAACAATGCCTTAACGTACTCTAA
- a CDS encoding SdpI family protein, translated as MTDTTELFLAIAYLGVMILLAWLFYKYPPKTINSLYGYRTPNSMKSQAAWDFANRYSSLMMIKITMYSFALPFLCYLFYPHLNILITLVGHSTLLILILFFTERELKSRFDKDGNPK; from the coding sequence ATGACTGATACCACAGAATTATTCCTTGCCATTGCCTATTTAGGCGTGATGATCTTACTGGCGTGGCTCTTTTATAAATATCCGCCGAAAACGATCAATTCCTTGTATGGATACCGCACGCCAAACTCCATGAAAAGTCAAGCTGCCTGGGATTTTGCCAATCGATATTCCAGTTTAATGATGATAAAGATCACCATGTACAGCTTTGCACTGCCTTTTCTGTGTTATTTGTTCTACCCACATTTGAATATACTGATCACCTTGGTGGGGCATTCGACCTTATTGATTTTGATCTTGTTTTTTACTGAACGCGAGCTCAAGTCGCGATTTGATAAGGACGGCAACCCCAAGTAG
- a CDS encoding YheT family hydrolase, protein MPLLTPKYQPAAWIKNGHLATIYSAKLRRVGNPYQKRQRLELPDGDFVDIDLISSPGSPNYAVLLHGLEGNSLRSYMKGAAVALAREQWNVIALNYRGCSGTPNRKYYTYNAGRTADLEFLIAYLHQNYEIGKLALVGFSLGGNLLLKYLGSQEAGWELVDKAVAVSAPLDLHGTLLALDRRENWLYRTVFLRSLKQKLYQKAKQFPDRISFKTIREIDSLYTFDNLYTAPAHGFKDALDYYTQNSCGQFLPSLETPSLLLNATNDSFLKQTNSFPVNLAKKSEYLYLETPDYGGHVGFVTSNNLYYSEQKICDFLND, encoded by the coding sequence ATGCCGCTATTAACCCCTAAATACCAACCCGCTGCTTGGATAAAGAACGGCCACTTAGCGACGATCTACTCTGCCAAATTAAGGCGCGTAGGCAATCCGTATCAAAAAAGGCAACGTTTAGAACTCCCCGATGGTGACTTTGTAGATATTGATTTGATCTCAAGCCCTGGCAGTCCTAATTACGCCGTATTACTTCATGGTTTAGAGGGAAACTCGCTAAGATCTTATATGAAAGGGGCGGCTGTAGCCTTGGCCAGAGAACAATGGAACGTAATTGCCTTGAACTATCGCGGTTGCAGTGGAACTCCCAACAGAAAATACTATACCTACAATGCCGGACGTACAGCAGACTTAGAATTTCTGATAGCGTATCTGCATCAAAACTACGAGATCGGGAAACTAGCCTTGGTGGGCTTCTCCTTAGGTGGAAACCTCTTACTTAAATATTTGGGTAGCCAAGAAGCTGGTTGGGAATTGGTCGATAAAGCTGTGGCGGTCTCAGCCCCGCTAGATCTGCACGGCACACTCTTAGCCTTAGACAGAAGAGAAAACTGGTTGTATCGCACCGTCTTTTTAAGAAGCCTGAAGCAAAAACTCTATCAGAAAGCAAAACAGTTTCCCGATAGGATCTCCTTTAAAACGATTCGTGAAATTGATTCACTTTACACTTTCGATAATCTATATACGGCGCCAGCTCATGGATTTAAGGACGCCCTTGATTATTACACTCAAAACAGTTGTGGGCAGTTTTTACCAAGCTTGGAGACCCCAAGTCTCTTGCTCAATGCAACCAACGACAGTTTCTTAAAGCAGACCAACAGTTTTCCTGTAAACTTGGCTAAAAAATCAGAATATCTATATTTAGAGACCCCTGATTACGGTGGACATGTAGGTTTTGTGACCTCAAATAACTTATATTATAGCGAACAAAAGATTTGTGATTTTTTAAATGACTGA
- a CDS encoding TetR/AcrR family transcriptional regulator produces MPRPEVFDRADVIQKVQAVFWDKGYNGTSMQDLVDATGLNRSSIYNSFGSKHELFMLSLQQYQDQNMKNIDKMVVDLLSPINVLKQLFKGAAQGACDTENKGCMLVNCATELANQESSVQHWLAGSNAKMHAKFKELLDAAKDAGQVSKESDSVLLAHYLLMSLQGLRVNGMTNQDPQLLNQLVGQIFKNIN; encoded by the coding sequence ATGCCAAGACCAGAAGTATTTGACAGAGCAGATGTGATCCAAAAGGTGCAAGCCGTCTTTTGGGACAAAGGCTATAATGGCACCTCTATGCAAGATCTGGTAGATGCGACAGGTTTGAATCGCAGTAGCATATACAATTCTTTTGGTAGTAAGCACGAACTCTTTATGTTGAGTTTGCAGCAGTATCAAGATCAGAATATGAAGAACATAGACAAGATGGTCGTAGATCTATTGTCGCCTATTAACGTGCTCAAGCAACTCTTTAAAGGAGCGGCCCAGGGTGCTTGTGATACGGAAAACAAAGGTTGCATGCTGGTCAACTGTGCCACAGAACTAGCCAATCAGGAAAGTTCCGTACAACATTGGTTGGCGGGCAGCAATGCTAAAATGCATGCCAAGTTCAAAGAACTCTTAGACGCGGCCAAGGATGCCGGTCAAGTCTCCAAGGAAAGTGACAGTGTGCTGTTAGCGCACTATTTATTAATGAGCTTACAAGGCCTGCGCGTTAATGGGATGACCAATCAAGATCCGCAGCTATTAAATCAGTTGGTAGGGCAAATATTCAAGAACATCAATTAA
- a CDS encoding SDR family oxidoreductase translates to MSNLKDKVAVITGGNSGIGLATVKEFLNQGAKVVFSGRRQEALDQASAELTGDFKAVLADQANPQDSKRLIEEAVNTYGKIDVLFANAGVAQFLPADQIDEDFFDNQFNINIKGPAFLTKEAIPHLNEGGSVIFNTSIVNQKGFAGTGVYTATKGALRSYARVLTSELAPKGIRVNSVAPGPIGTPIYNKMEGMTDEEVQQMGAGFAESVPLKRFGEAEEVARVVAFLASPEASYVNGIEVEVDGGMSQI, encoded by the coding sequence ATGAGTAATCTTAAAGACAAAGTAGCAGTAATCACAGGAGGTAATTCCGGAATAGGACTTGCCACCGTAAAGGAGTTTTTAAACCAAGGAGCCAAGGTTGTTTTCTCCGGACGCCGTCAGGAGGCCTTAGATCAGGCCAGTGCCGAACTTACAGGAGATTTTAAAGCCGTATTGGCAGATCAAGCCAACCCACAAGACAGCAAACGGCTCATAGAAGAAGCTGTAAACACTTATGGCAAGATAGATGTCTTGTTCGCTAATGCTGGAGTTGCTCAATTTTTGCCAGCAGACCAGATCGACGAGGACTTCTTTGACAATCAATTCAACATCAACATCAAAGGGCCAGCCTTTTTAACCAAAGAAGCTATCCCACATCTTAACGAAGGCGGTAGCGTGATCTTCAACACCTCTATTGTGAATCAAAAAGGATTCGCAGGAACAGGCGTTTATACGGCCACAAAAGGAGCCCTGCGCTCTTATGCCCGCGTATTGACCTCAGAATTGGCGCCAAAAGGAATCCGTGTGAACTCCGTTGCTCCGGGCCCAATTGGCACACCTATCTACAACAAAATGGAAGGAATGACCGACGAAGAAGTACAGCAAATGGGCGCTGGCTTTGCAGAAAGTGTGCCGCTTAAACGCTTTGGAGAAGCAGAAGAAGTAGCTCGTGTAGTTGCCTTTTTGGCAAGCCCAGAAGCCTCTTACGTAAACGGGATCGAAGTGGAAGTTGACGGCGGAATGAGTCAGATCTAA
- a CDS encoding thioesterase family protein, with protein sequence MYLKEFEIRWSDIDANRHLANSAYVNFMSHTRMSFLIDRGIDMKAMAKHQIGPVVFNENIFYFKEAFQGMKIRVSFELGGVSKDGTFFRFVHNFYDHKGRNMAHCEMQGAWINLMTRKLTPLPEDLMELLEESPKTKDFKWLTKDDMRAAGKRPVDLDD encoded by the coding sequence ATGTACCTAAAAGAATTTGAGATCCGTTGGAGCGATATAGATGCCAACAGACATTTGGCCAACAGTGCTTACGTAAACTTCATGTCACATACCCGAATGAGCTTTTTGATCGATCGCGGAATAGATATGAAAGCTATGGCCAAACATCAAATTGGCCCGGTAGTTTTTAACGAGAACATCTTTTACTTCAAAGAGGCTTTTCAAGGGATGAAGATCCGTGTGAGTTTTGAATTGGGAGGTGTGAGCAAGGATGGGACCTTTTTTAGATTCGTTCATAATTTTTACGATCACAAAGGGCGCAACATGGCGCATTGTGAAATGCAAGGAGCGTGGATAAACTTAATGACCCGCAAACTAACGCCACTACCAGAAGACTTGATGGAGCTGCTAGAGGAGTCTCCAAAGACCAAGGACTTCAAATGGCTCACCAAAGACGATATGCGAGCCGCAGGCAAACGTCCGGTAGACCTGGACGATTAA
- a CDS encoding DMT family transporter codes for MNNLRWLALLAATAASTIYGINHTIAKGLMPDVIGAYGFIVLRVTGAAALFWLVSLFFPNEKIDKKDWPRFVGCAAFGMVINMLMFFKGLSLSTPINSSVVITLSPVLLLILSAIFLKERITFIKAAGIGIGLAGALMLILFGAKTQPNAPNIPLGNLLFIVNAASYSVYLIMVKPLVAKYSSITLMKWFFLFAVFMNLPVGWNEFAAVDWTGLDWNQIWGLSFVVVGTTFMTYLLNVFALKELSPSTIGAFIYLQPVIATAFAVLAGADTLNSLRIGAAVMIFTGVYLSSRKRKNPIKK; via the coding sequence ATGAACAACTTAAGATGGCTCGCCCTTTTGGCCGCTACGGCTGCCAGTACCATTTACGGCATTAATCACACCATTGCCAAAGGCCTTATGCCCGATGTTATTGGCGCATACGGCTTTATCGTATTACGTGTGACAGGTGCCGCTGCCTTGTTTTGGCTGGTGAGCTTATTCTTCCCCAACGAAAAAATAGACAAAAAAGACTGGCCGCGTTTTGTGGGTTGTGCTGCTTTTGGAATGGTGATCAATATGTTGATGTTCTTTAAGGGACTGAGTTTGTCCACGCCTATAAACAGTTCGGTTGTCATTACTTTGTCTCCAGTTTTACTGCTGATCTTATCTGCGATCTTTTTAAAAGAGCGCATCACTTTTATTAAAGCTGCCGGAATTGGAATTGGTTTGGCCGGAGCCTTAATGCTGATCCTGTTTGGGGCAAAAACTCAACCCAATGCTCCTAATATTCCCTTGGGCAATTTGCTTTTCATTGTCAACGCGGCGAGTTATTCTGTGTACCTGATCATGGTAAAACCTCTAGTGGCCAAATACAGCTCCATTACCTTGATGAAGTGGTTCTTTCTCTTTGCGGTATTTATGAATTTGCCTGTAGGTTGGAACGAATTTGCTGCCGTAGATTGGACCGGGCTTGACTGGAATCAGATCTGGGGGCTGAGCTTTGTTGTGGTGGGAACAACCTTTATGACCTATTTACTGAATGTGTTTGCCCTTAAAGAGCTGAGCCCATCGACCATAGGTGCCTTTATATATCTGCAGCCTGTTATCGCCACGGCATTTGCTGTATTGGCAGGAGCAGACACCTTAAACAGTTTGCGAATTGGTGCCGCCGTAATGATCTTTACTGGGGTCTATTTATCTAGTAGGAAGCGAAAAAATCCAATTAAGAAATAA